From one Saccharomyces cerevisiae S288C chromosome XVI, complete sequence genomic stretch:
- the RPC40 gene encoding DNA-directed RNA polymerase core subunit RPC40 (RNA polymerase subunit AC40; common to RNA polymerase I and III; predominant determinant targeting Ty1 integration upstream of Pol III-transcribed genes): MSNIVGIEYNRVTNTTSTDFPGFSKDAENEWNVEKFKKDFEVNISSLDAREANFDLINIDTSIANAFRRIMISEVPSVAAEYVYFFNNTSVIQDEVLAHRIGLVPLKVDPDMLTWVDSNLPDDEKFTDENTIVLSLNVKCTRNPDAPKGSTDPKELYNNAHVYARDLKFEPQGRQSTTFADCPVVPADPDILLAKLRPGQEISLKAHCILGIGGDHAKFSPVSTASYRLLPQINILQPIKGESARRFQKCFPPGVIGIDEGSDEAYVKDARKDTVSREVLRYEEFADKVKLGRVRNHFIFNVESAGAMTPEEIFFKSVRILKNKAEYLKNCPITQ; the protein is encoded by the coding sequence ATGTCAAATATTGTGGGTATTGAATATAACCGTGTAACGAATACAACCTCCACGGATTTTCCTGGTTTCTCGAAGGATGCAGAAAACGAGTGGAATGtggaaaaattcaaaaaggaCTTCGAAGTCAATATTTCGTCATTAGACGCAAGAGAGGCAAATTTCGACTTGATAAACATTGACACATCGATTGCGAATGCCTTTCGTCGTATAATGATTTCCGAGGTTCCATCCGTGGCTGCTGAATACgtctatttttttaacaataCATCCGTTATCCAAGATGAGGTTTTGGCTCATAGAATAGGCTTGGTTCCATTAAAAGTTGACCCTGATATGCTCACATGGGTTGATAGTAATTTGCCGGACGATGAAAAGTTTACGGATGAAAATACTATCGTTTTGAGTTTGAACGTGAAGTGCACAAGAAATCCAGATGCTCCAAAGGGATCTACTGATCCAAAGGAACTATATAACAATGCCCATGTCTACGCCCGTGATTTGAAGTTTGAACCACAGGGCAGACAATCTACCACTTTTGCTGATTGTCCGGTTGTTCCAGCTGATCCTGATATTTTATTAGCTAAGCTAAGGCCTGGTCAAGAAATTTCGTTGAAGGCACATTGCATTTTAGGTATCGGTGGTGATCATGCTAAATTTTCACCAGTTTCCACCGCTTCTTATAGATTATTACCTCAAATCAATATCTTACAGCCAATCAAAGGTGAAAGTGCCagaagatttcaaaaatgttttcCCCCAGGTGTTATTGGTATTGATGAAGGTTCAGATGAAGCGTATGTCAAAGATGCTAGGAAGGATACGGTTTCCAGGGAGGTTTTAAGATACGAAGAGTTTGCTGATAAAGTTAAATTAGGAAGAGTGAGGAACCACTTTATTTTCAACGTAGAAAGCGCTGGTGCCATGACaccagaagaaatttttttcaaatccgTCAGGATTTTAAAGAATAAGGCTGagtatttgaaaaactgtCCAATTACCCAATGA
- the DBF20 gene encoding serine/threonine-protein kinase DBF20 (Ser/Thr kinase involved in late nuclear division; one of the mitotic exit network (MEN) proteins; necessary for the execution of cytokinesis; also plays a role in regulating the stability of SWI5 and CLB2 mRNAs; DBF20 has a paralog, DBF2, that arose from the whole genome duplication), protein MFSRSDREVDDLAGNMSHLGFYDLNIPKPTSPQAQYRPARKSENGRLTPGLPRSYKPCDSDDQDTFKNRISLNHSPKKLPKDFHERASQSKTQRVVNVCQLYFLDYYCDMFDYVISRRQRTKQVLRYLEQQRSVKNVSNKVLNEEWALYLQREHEVLRKRRLKPKHKDFQILTQVGQGGYGQVYLAKKKDSDEICALKILNKKLLFKLNETNHVLTERDILTTTRSDWLVKLLYAFQDPESLYLAMEFVPGGDFRTLLINTRILKSGHARFYISEMFCAVNALHELGYTHRDLKPENFLIDATGHIKLTDFGLAAGTVSNERIESMKIRLEEVKNLEFPAFTERSIEDRRKIYHNMRKTEINYANSMVGSPDYMALEVLEGKKYDFTVDYWSLGCMLFESLVGYTPFSGSSTNETYENLRYWKKTLRRPRTEDRRAAFSDRTWDLITRLIADPINRVRSFEQVRKMSYFAEINFETLRTSSPPFIPQLDDETDAGYFDDFTNEEDMAKYADVFKRQNKLSAMVDDSAVDSKLVGFTFRHRDGKQGSSGILYNGSEHSDPFSTFY, encoded by the coding sequence ATGTTTTCACGAAGTGATCGAGAGGTAGATGATTTGGCTGGTAATATGAGTCATTTAGGGTTCTATGATTTGAATATTCCTAAACCTACTTCTCCACAGGCGCAATATAGGCCTGCTAGAAAGAGCGAAAATGGAAGATTAACTCCCGGACTTCCAAGATCATATAAGCCGTGTGATTCAGATGATCAAGATACCTTCAAAAATCGCATTTCATTGAATCACTCACCGAAGAAGCTACCCAAGGATTTTCACGAGCGTGCTTCCCAAAGTAAAACCCAGAGAGTTGTTAATGTATGCCAACTTTACTTTCTCGACTATTACTGTGACATGTTTGATTATGTTATTAGCAGAAGACAACGTACGAAGCAGGTGCTAAGATATCTTGAACAGCAAAGAAGTGTCAAAAACGTTTCTAATAAGGTTTTAAATGAAGAATGGGCTTTGTATTTGCAAAGAGAACACGAAGTACTGAGAAAAAGGAGGTTGAAACCTAAGCACAAGGATTTTCAGATACTGACACAAGTTGGACAGGGTGGTTATGGGCAAGTTTAtcttgcaaaaaaaaaagacagtgatgaaatttgtgctttgaaaatattaaacAAGAAACTTTTATTCAAACTAAACGAGACGAATCACGTCCTTACTGAGAGGGACATACTAACCACAACTAGATCTGACTGGCTTGTGAAGTTGCTTTATGCATTTCAGGATCCAGAGAGCCTATATTTAGCAATGGAATTTGTACCTGGTGGTGATTTTCGCACATTGTTAATAAATACAAGGATATTGAAGAGCGGTCACGCAAGGTTCTATATCAGCGAAATGTTTTGTGCCGTGAACGCGTTGCATGAACTTGGTTACACTCACCGGGATTTAAAGCCGGAGAATTTCTTGATTGATGCTACAGGGCATATCAAGCTGACCGATTTTGGTCTAGCAGCAGGGACCGTATCAAATGAAAGAATCGAAAGCATGAAAATACGCTTAGAAGAAGTAAAGAATTTGGAATTTCCTGCTTTCACAGAAAGGTCTATCGAGGATAGAAGGAAAATATATCATAACATGAGGAAGACAGAAATTAATTACGCTAACTCTATGGTCGGTTCGCCTGATTATATGGCCCTAGAAGTTCTGGAAGGTAAAAAATACGATTTTACAGTGGATTATTGGTCATTAGGCTGTATgctttttgaaagtttgGTTGGATATACACCTTTTAGTGGTTCTTCTACTAATGAAACTTACGAGAATTTAAgatattggaaaaaaactttaaGAAGGCCCCGTACTGAGGATAGAAGAGCAGCATTCTCAGATAGAACCTGGGATTTAATTACAAGACTAATAGCTGACCCCATCAACAGAGTACGATCTTTTGAGCAAGTTCGCAAAATGTCTTATTTCGCAGAGATCAATTTTGAAACCCTAAGAACAAGTTCTCCACCATTTATTCCTCAattagatgatgaaacGGATGCAGGTTATTTCGATGACTTcacaaatgaagaagatatggCTAAATATGCAGATGTCTTCAAAAGACAGAACAAATTATCTGCAATGGTCGATGACTCTGCCGTTGATTCCAAGCTTGTTGGATTTACTTTTAGGCATAGAGATGGAAAACAAGGTTCAAGCGGGATACTTTACAATGGTTCAGAACATTCAGAccctttttcaactttttattAA
- the MRD1 gene encoding RNA-binding ribosome biosynthesis protein MRD1 (Essential conserved small ribosomal subunit (40s) synthesis factor; component of the 90S preribosome; required for production of 18S rRNA and small ribosomal subunit; contains five consensus RNA-binding domains and binds to the pre-rRNA at two sites within the 18S region): protein MSRIIVKGLPVYLTDDNLREHFTKRLRQKHSHQAVNGSGPDLITDVKILRDRNGESRRFGFIGYRNEEDAFDAVEYFNGSFINTSKIEVSMAKSFADPRVPQPMKEKRREALKRFREKEEKLLQEENRKKKKVDENKHSNIDDEIRKNKQLQEFMETMKPSSQVTSWEKVGIDKSIEDEKLKREEEDSSVQGNSLLAHALALKEENNKDEAPNLVIENESDDEYSALNRNRDEDQEDAGEEEKMISISNLKDTDIGLVNDDANSDEKENEKRRNLAQDEKVSDLDWFKQRRVRIKESEAETREKSSSYATEQNESLDTKKEEQPERAVPQKTDEELAIEKINQTGRLFLRNILYTSKEEDFRKLFSPFGELEEVHVALDTRTGQSKGFAYVLFKDSKNAVNAYVELDKQIFQGRLLHILPGEEKKSHRLDEFDLKNMPLKKQKELKRKAAASRQTFSWNSLYMNQDAVLGSVAAKLGLEKSQLIDAENSSSAVKQALAEAHVIGDVRKYFESKGVDLTKFSQLKSTNQRDDKVILVKNFPFGTTREELGEMFLPYGKLERLLMPPAGTIAIVQFRDTTSARAAFTKLSYKRFKDGIIYLERGPKDCFTKPAEADDLINNTSAKEEENPVEVKPSSNDLMEANKDVTEGSSNAHDEDVIDGPTVSIFIKNLNFSTTNQNLTDRFKVFTGFVVAQVKTKPDPKHQGKTLSMGFGFVEFRTKEQANAVIAAMDGTVIDGHKIQLKLSHRQASQSGNTKTKSNKKSGKIIVKNLPFEATRKDVFELFNSFGQLKSVRVPKKFDKSARGFAFVEFLLPKEAENAMDQLHGVHLLGRRLVMQYAEEDAVDAEEEIARMTKKVRKQVATNEMAALRNGGGRKKLDVDDEENEGF from the coding sequence ATGTCCCGTATCATTGTCAAGGGTTTGCCCGTCTATCTAACAGATGATAATCTCAGGGAGcattttacaaaaagatTACGTCAAAAACATTCCCATCAAGCAGTTAATGGTAGTGGTCCAGACCTCATAACAGATGTTAAAATTCTTAGAGATAGGAACGGAGAAAGTAGAAGATTTGGATTTATCGGATACCGTAACGAGGAAGACGCTTTTGATGCTGTAGAGTATTTCAATGGCAGTTTTATCAACACTTCTAAGATAGAAGTGTCCATGGCTAAAAGCTTTGCAGACCCAAGAGTCCCGCAGCCCATGAAGGAGAAGAGAAGAGAAGCTCTGAAAAGGTTTAgggaaaaggaagaaaaattgctacaagaagaaaatcgaaagaaaaagaaagtggaTGAAAATAAGCACAGCAACATTGATGACGAGATTCGCAAGAACAAGCAATTACAAGAGTTCATGGAGACTATGAAGCCAAGCTCACAAGTCACATCATGGGAAAAAGTTGGCATTGACAAGAGCATAGAGGACGAAAAACTAAAACGGGAAGAAGAGGACTCCAGCGTGCAAGGGAATTCTCTATTGGCTCATGCATTAGCCTTAAAGGAAGAGAATAATAAAGACGAAGCACCAAATTTGGTCATTGAGAATGAAAGTGACGATGAATATTCGGCTCTCAACAGAAACAGGGATGAAGATCAAGAAGATGCCGgagaggaagaaaagatgaTAAGTATTAGCAATTTGAAGGATACTGATATAGGTTTAGTTAATGATGACGCTAATAGtgatgaaaaagagaatgaaAAGAGGAGAAACCTCGCCCAAGATGAAAAGGTTTCTGACCTAGATTGGTTCAAACAACGCCGTGTaagaatcaaagaaagtGAAGCGGAAACAAGGgaaaaatcatcatcatacGCTACtgaacaaaatgaaagtcTCGATACCAAGAAGGAAGAACAACCAGAACGTGCTGTGCCGCAAAAGACGGACGAAGAACTGgctattgaaaaaattaaccAAACTGGCCGTTTATTCTTACGTAATATCTTGTATACctccaaagaagaagatttcaGGAAACTATTTAGTCCATTTGGAGAGTTAGAGGAGGTTCATGTGGCTTTGGATACCAGGACTGGTCAATCCAAAGGATTTGCATACGTTCTATTTAAGGATTCTAAGAATGCAGTGAACGCCTATGTTGAATTGGATaaacagatttttcaaggaaGACTATTGCATATTCTTCCtggtgaagaaaaaaaaagccatAGATTAGATGAGTTTGATTTAAAGAATATgccattgaaaaagcaaaaggaattgaaaaggaaggCAGCTGCATCCAGACAaacattttcttggaaCTCCTTGTATATGAACCAAGATGCTGTTTTGGGTAGTGTGGCAGCCAAATTGGGTCTAGAAAAATCTCAATTGATCGATGCTGAAAACTCAAGTTCGGCTGTCAAACAAGCTTTGGCTGAAGCCCATGTTATTGGTGATGTTAGAAAATACTTTGAATCCAAAGGTGTTGATCTGACCAAGTTTTCACAGTTAAAATCTACAAATCAAAGAGACGATAAAGTGATACTggttaaaaattttccttttgggaCAACTAGAGAAGAGCTTGGCGAAATGTTTTTGCCATATGGTAAATTGGAAAGATTGCTCATGCCACCAGCTGGTACAATAGCTATAGTGCAATTCAGGGACACAACGTCAGCAAGGGCAGCTTTCACTAAACTATCGTATAAAAGATTTAAGGACGGCATAATATATCTAGAAAGGGGGCCTAAGGATTGCTTTACTAAACCAGCTGAGGCCGatgatttgataaataACACTTctgcaaaagaagaagaaaacccGGTAGAGGTAAAACCTTCATCAAATGACTTAATGGAAGCAAACAAGGATGTAACTGAAGGGTCATCTAATGCTCATGATGAAGACGTTATTGATGGTCCAACTGTCTCAATTTTCATAAAGAATCTAAACTTCTCCACGACGAACCAAAATCTTACTGATAGGTTCAAGGTTTTCACTGGTTTTGTTGTTGCCCAAGTGAAGACAAAACCTGATCCAAAACATCAAGGCAAGACCTTGTCAATGGGGTTTGGTTTTGTAGAATTCAGGACCAAGGAACAAGCTAATGCCGTGATAGCTGCAATGGATGGGACGGTAATCGACGGCCATAAGATTCAATTGAAGTTATCCCATAGACAAGCATCTCAGAGCGGTAATACAAAGACTAAATCCAATAAGAAAAGCGGTAAAATCATTGTTAAGAATCTTCCATTTGAAGCTACTAGGAAAGACGTTTTCGAATTATTCAATTCTTTTGGTCAATTAAAATCTGTTAGAGTTCCAAAGAAGTTCGACAAGTCTGCAAGAGGTTTTGCGTTCGTGGAATTTTTACTTCCAAAGGAAGCAGAAAATGCTATGGATCAGTTGCACGGTGTCCATTTACTGGGCCGCAGATTGGTAATGCAATATGCAGAAGAAGATGCAGTTGACGCTGAAGAAGAGATAGCCAGGATGACAAAGAAGGTTAGAAAGCAAGTTGCCACTAATGAGATGGCTGCCTTAAGAAATGGGGGCGGTAGAAAGAAACTGGATGtggatgatgaagaaaacgaaGGTTTCTAG
- the PIS1 gene encoding CDP-diacylglycerol--inositol 3-phosphatidyltransferase (Phosphatidylinositol synthase; required for biosynthesis of phosphatidylinositol, which is a precursor for polyphosphoinositides, sphingolipids, and glycolipid anchors for some of the plasma membrane proteins) produces the protein MSSNSTPEKVTAEHVLWYIPNKIGYVRVITAALSFFVMKNHPTAFTWLYSTSCLLDALDGTMARKYNQVSSLGAVLDMVTDRSSTAGLMCFLCVQYPQWCVFFQLMLGLDITSHYMHMYASLSAGKTSHKSVGEGESRLLHLYYTRRDVLFTICAFNELFYAGLYLQLFSNSATFGKWTTIISFPGYVFKQTANVVQLKRAALILADNDAKNANEKNKTY, from the coding sequence ATGAGTTCGAATTCAACACCAGAAAAGGTTACTGCAGAACACGTTCTGTGGTATATTCCCAATAAGATCGGTTATGTTCGTGTTATCACCGCCgccctttcttttttcgtTATGAAGAATCATCCTACGGCCTTTACATGGTTGTATAGTACATCATGTCTACTGGATGCGCTAGACGGAACCATGGCAAGAAAGTACAATCAGGTTTCCAGTCTGGGTGCCGTTCTGGACATGGTTACCGACAGATCCAGTACCGCTGGCTTGATGTGTTTCCTTTGTGTGCAGTATCCCCAATGGTGcgttttcttccaattAATGCTGGGCTTGGATATTACTAGTCACTACATGCATATGTATGCCAGTTTAAGTGCTGGTAAGACTTCTCATAAAAGTGTGGGCGAGGGTGAGTCCAGATTGTTACACCTGTACTACACGAGAAGAGACGTACTGTTCACTATCTGTGCGTTTAACGAACTATTTTATGCTGGATTGTACTTGCAGTTGTTCTCAAATTCTGCAACCTTTGGTAAATGGACTACAATCATAAGTTTCCCTGGTTACGTGTTCAAGCAGACCGCAAACGTTGTCCAGCTAAAAAGGGCAGCCTTGATTTTAGCAGACAACGATGCCAAGAATGCCAACGAGAAGAACAAGACTTACTGA
- the ALE2 gene encoding Ale2p (Lysophosphatidylethanolamine acyltransferase that regulates phospholipid composition; involved in remodeling membrane phospholipid acyl chains; TRAM-LAG1-CLN8 domain-containing (TLCD) protein family member; homolog of human TLCD1; distant similarity to yeast ceramide synthases, Lag1p and Lac1p; mutation confers sensitivity to inhibitors of sphingolipid biosynthesis), with product MDVLLSLPQPELFKTTVIPFLANRNIIKSEAILSNLHSIFYVAIFYHIWFLFGKWILFPHLVKWKLDYDQKHNVKKDEKTTSERQAQHYKKKYTSLINQSSVHLISLLQSIVVLYYSLKFLLDPKASAEPYQTSHSRVFTENRDTQVICIFAIGYFVWDIYISTMYSTFPFVVHGIISTVVFCIGLKPYIQYYAPVFLMFELSNPSLNFRWFGIKFLPQKSKFCSLLLLLNNLTLMVVFFAARIAWGWFQIGKLCYDFYQVRNEPGFLVFDTIVILAGNFVLDILNVIWFSTMVSVAAKVLKKGESVDKVTKNEQ from the coding sequence atggatGTTTTATTGTCGCTTCCTCAACCGGAATTATTTAAGACCACGGTGATTCCGTTCTTGGCAAATCGCAATATAATCAAGTCGGAAGCGATTCTCTCCAACTTGCACTCAATTTTTTATGTTGCTATATTCTACCATAtttggtttctttttggcAAATGGATCTTATTCCCACATTTGGTTAAATGGAAATTGGACTATGACCAAAAACATAACGTCAAGAAAGATGAGAAGACAACTTCGGAACGTCAAGCTCAACATTACAAAAAGAAGTACACTTCTTTGATCAATCAAAGTTCAGTCCACTTAATATCCCTACTGCAAAGCATAGTGGTCCTGTACTACTCATTGAAGTTCTTGCTTGATCCAAAAGCCTCGGCCGAGCCCTACCAAACCTCACACTCTCGAGTGTTTACAGAAAATCGAGACACTCAAGTCATCTGTATTTTTGCTATTGGTTATTTCGTCTGGGATATCTATATTTCCACCATGTATTCTACTTTCCCCTTCGTTGTGCACGGAATAATCTCCACCGTCGTGTTTTGCATCGGATTGAAACCGTACATCCAATATTACGCCCCAGTGTTCTTGATGTTCGAACTTTCCAATCCCTCCTTGAACTTTAGATGGTTCGGTATCAAATTTCTACCCCAGAAAAGCAAATTCTGCTCTCTACTGCTGCTGTTGAACAATTTGACGCTCATGGTCGTCTTCTTTGCCGCTAGAATCGCCTGGGGGTGGTTTCAAATTGGAAAACTATGTTACGACTTTTACCAGGTGCGCAATGAACCTGGTTTCTTAGTCTTTGACACCATTGTTATCCTTGCAGGCAATTTCGTCCTGGACATCTTGAATGTTATTTGGTTTTCTACCATGGTGTCTGTGGCTGCAAAGGTCTTGAAGAAGGGGGAGTCTGTAGACAAAGTCACTAAGAATGAACAATAA